AGACTTGGGAACAAAGGATTTATTCAGAAGTCAGTTCACCTGCTGCAAAGCAAACAGAGCAGTCAGCACTCACCTAGGACATGTTACCTGCTCTGTTCTTCCCTGGGGTTAAGCCTGTCGCCACATTTTATAAACCACAGTCCACAAAAATCATGTCATGCAAACACAATCcattttcagtttgcttttggCATTGTTCAGAAACTAAACATGGCCCAGCAGTGGGACACAAGGCAGAGGTCAGAGTGCTCAGCCAaatgcccagagctgggctgggatgtgccagcacagccacacagctctggtgtcatcccaaaatcctcccaaagCTGgtccccaaaccagccctgtgCATGTCACACACACGTGGAAGCTTTGAGCTACATCACCTCCCCCCTTCTTCCAGGTTAGTGAGTGTTTGGGAAATCCTGCTGCATTGCACTTGCTGGCTTTTACCTCTTGTGTGCAATAGAACtggttaaatattttataacacCACACTGGTCTGGAGTAAGGTGTTCTAGCTGTTAACGTGGTTTCTGAGATTTCAgtctcagaagaaaatgaactcCTGAACATTCTAGATGTTATGATTTCAAAGAAACCTCAGCTGTGTCAGACAAATTTAAGGGATCAACGAaccacagaatatcctgagcagGAAGGGACCCAAAAGAACCATCAAAAATCTACTCCTGGTCCTtcacaggacaccccaaaatcccaccatgtgactgagagcattgtccaaacactcctggagctctggacACCTCAGGAGACAGATAACATTTACTGGAGAATACTTCTATCTGCAACAGGatctctcagagctgctcctcaagCAACACCAGCCACCAGCAAAACCAGTTATTTACTGGCAGGGTTCTGCCCACAGAAAGGCCTTTTACTGGGAAATGTCACTGCTGGAAACCAACAGGAACTGGTGGAGGGGATGCATCTTCAGTCAGAAACCGACTGCACACAGGCACATCTGAGCCTGCTGCCATGAGGCTCCTGTGGATTCGCCCATTTTCACATCCTGCCCAATGACCAACCTGGGAAGGcagttttctgaagaaacagaCTTACACAATCCTGATCTTCAGATATATTTCAGTGTGTGAGCTTATTCCCACACAGCTCTTCTCTTTACAGGGTACAAGTCCCttatttcctcattttaaaaatatatatttttacactGTGAAAGCTTTTCTCTCTACCTCAGACTTCATGTAAAGAGAGAATGAAACAACAGGCTTTAATTTATATATCATAGACCTATGCACAAGAGCACAGCATGTCCCCAGGACTCAGCACTTGGGGATTAATTAGTGTGATGTTTCTTAACTTGGATGACATTTAATTGCTCATCCTTCATCCTCAGCTTTCCATGTGTGAGGCTGCTGCCACTGTTGGGGTCTCATGTCTAAGCTAATGTCACCACAGTGACATTCTCTTGCAGGGGCACATCCCAGAGAGTTGTTTTTCATGCAGACAGGGCCCATGGCACTGGGAGacatcctttattttttattgttttttactCAGCTGAGGTCCTCGGGAGGCTTCTGCAACTCTGTGGAACCTGGGATAAGCTCAGAGAGCCCAGTGGGTGTTACAGAAGCACAAAAGGGACTCAAGGCTTTGTCTCAGCTTCACCTGAATTTGTTTTGTACATATAAAATATTCCATCTGGAGACTATTTTAGGCAGAAAAGAGAATCAGCCCCAGGCTTGGCTTCAGGATAGGTTTTGGAGGATAAAACACTCAAACCACTCACCCTTGCTACCATGTTCAGACAGAGCTGTGAGTCCCAGGAGCTTCTGTAGATCTGGCTTGAAATCAGAaagtggaaaatgaaaacagtgagCCTGAGTCACTGCTGTTCAACTCTAATTTTAATTCCCTGGAAGATGGGAGTTTTCTCTGGAATGACGCAGTACATACTGCATAGGAGCCAGGATTTCAAAGTGCTCCTGGAACAGTTTGCCCCCCTCCCAAATGTGATTCCTGGCACCTCTCCAGATGgcacagggctgtccccagcaaTAAGGGGGTGACACAGAAGGGCTAAAAGCACCCAGAGGGAGGGGAGGTCTGGGAGCTGAACTTCACCTCTGGAAGGGGTTATGGCAGCCATGGGTGCTCTGGCTCCTTCCCcggggacacagagctgctgatgcTCCTCTGGCACCGGTGTGACAGTGCCAAAACCTTGGTGGCTTGCTGTGAGATGACATTTGCTCCCATCTCGGAGTGAGGGAGGCCGGGGAGGGCAGACAGCCCTtgggcactgctgcttcccagggcagctccattTACCGTGAGTGTGGGCAGCGTTTCCTCCGGGCAGGGCGGTGCTGGCTCGGCACACACGGCACAGCAGCTTTCGGGTCTCTTGGGCTAAGAGcagtaaggggaaaaaaacacacaacccaaaaataattataaaaaaaaagagttgatGTTTTCGTCAGGGAAGCAGGAAGCCCTGTGGAGCCCACACTCCTGTTACTGGTGAGTAACAGAGAACAGCACACGGAAAAAATTCCTCATATCTCTCAGCCCATCTCCCTACAGATAGAGGATCCTTTTGATGCAGCACAGTCTTTGTTTAATTAAGTTTTCAAATCCCAGGCCAGAGGATCCCCCTTACCCTAACGAGGCTATTTGCACATTTGCTTTGCCTTCTGTTCCCTCCCCCAGTTCCTTGTTCCCCCTCAGCTGGGCCTCCAggctttctcttccctttttctttcatgctCTGCACAGGCCAtattcccttcctcccccacctGGCTCCCCGGGGGAAGGactggaaagcaaaacaaaagaatcACAAGAATCACTCCCTGGGAAGCTGTAATTGGCACAACCCTCCTGCTCCAAAACTCCTGCTGAAGGTGAGGGACAGCGAAAGCCCCTCCCGTGCAAGGGGCAGGAAAAGCCGGAGGGAGGGAGCGAAGCTTTGAAGCCAAGGCAAAATAAAACCTTTGATGGCTCCAGGAACGCCGCGAGGGAGGCCCCGAGGGGAccaagctctgcccagcccGAATCCCGAATTCCCCATTGCCTCCCGGCAGAACAGGCTCCTGCTCCATTCTGCACAGAGTTTAATTTATCCCAGCTGAAAATCCCACCCGGGAGTGCTGCTGGTGCAATTTTCCCCCGTGACTTTAGCgctgtccccattccctccTGGGTGTATGGTGTGAAATGGAcacatttcatgttttctttagaaatattGTATCTCCCATGTATATAGGGTAACCCTGGCAGTCTGACCTCAGGGAGATGTCACAAAGTGACTACCGTGGTTATTTTGACTTTTCCCAAGTCCTTGGGTGGAAATGGCCAGTGGAAGGAGGTAGCCATGGCAGCGTGGTGTGACCACCAGAACCTCTCCAAGTGCCCCTGTCCCTACCCCACATTGCCATCTCTGCCCGTGGTCACTCAGCTGATGTTTTTCAGTGGAGATACTGATAACTGCATCCAATAAAAACCCATTGTACACTGGAGACTTGAAAAGTTCATGGATGAATTGTCCCAGATGTTTTACACAGGACTTTGGCCAACACTTATTAATCCTTGAAGAGGTAACCAAGGGATCCACGGAGGATAATTTGGTGTAACCACAGTGTAAGTGCTGCCCTGGAGACTCAGACGTGGAGCTGGGCCCTGACCTACCAATATTTAACAAATGTCAGCTTTAATTGGTGACACTCTAATGGGTGACACTCTCCTTAACGATCGATCAGGACTCAGGTAATGGAATCAGGAATGTTTATTGGGTGTCTCAGATGTAGGCTCAGACAGGCTGCCTTGAACATAATGAAAAGCAATTTGGTGTCCATGGAAGCTGCTGTGAAGCCCTGCAAGGACCTGTCTGTGCAGGACAATGTGCCTGCATCCACCTGGTTTTAtcaggagcacagccctgtccctaTGTGAAAGGAATCTGTCACTTCAGAAAACACTGAGCAAATGATCTTTCCAATCTTCGCAGGGAATTGCTCCTCAGGAGgtgacaaaaacattcacttTGTCTTTCACTTTGAGAAACAGGAACTGGTCCTCTTAAGTAGTTTCAGCCTAATGATCCAGCCACATCCTTAGTATCCAAATTCTACTGAAATTACCTACTTAGGGATCATACAGTGAATATCAAACCCTGTGTGGCGTCAGCTTGCAGAGTTTCAAAACATCTGAATTTGGCTTTTTGCCTGTACTACCACTTGCACTTTTATTGATTAGTGAGTTTCTCCCATTTTCAAAGATTTCAAACAAATTTCTTTACTGTACAATCAacagatttaaattaaatttgtgtTGAACATTAAAATCCAATGAGATCTTATTTAggtggctcagagcagctgtggctggatccctggaagtgtccaaggccaggttggacagagcttggagcaacctggggtggtggaaggtgtccctgccatgggatggtGGGCTTTAAGGCCCTTCCAGTCTAACCATTTTGGGATTCTAATCTTTACCAGCTCCTGAGATTTTCTGTGAATAGCTGGGTTTTGCTGACTGTACATGGCAGGGGTCACCAGTACTGTTAATTTAGATTGCTCTTACCCAACTCAGGGTCTCACACCTGAGCCATAAGGACAGGAAAGTTAGAAAATCAACTGCCACACCAGAGACACTTTCCTGATCAAGCCTGGAACAGTTGGATATCCCCTGTCCATCACCTTGGGGCACAGAAAAGCTGTGTTAGAATTGAAAGTTTTCACAAAACAGGAGGGACTgcaaaagaagaagaaactgTCTGCAAGGCTGTGATCTTTTCCTTAGTCAGAGctgaatatttcaaaatcagAGATTTATTATTGAACTGTCTCGTTTCCCTGGCACAATGTCTCAGTCACAGAGGGCTGTGGAGCCTATTCCCATTGTtctgagctccctgggctgctaTAAAAGGCAGTCAAGGGCACTTGGTGTCACTGCACTGGAACATCAGCAcggggctggcaggaggctgcagctcagcacttcCCTGGGATCCAACACCACCATCAGTAAGTGGATAATGTCCCTTTTGTAACTGGGAGATGCTTTTAATTAATGTAGAGTTTACTGTTGAGCAGAGTAGCAAAGTGGCATTGCTCTATTGTGTCTGAGCAGTTCTGCATTAGCAGAACTGAGAATGTCCCTCAGCATTTAATACACACATCTCTATGGATATTTATGTGCATGTATCTGCATTTAATACACGTTTTTCATCAGAGCTAATACCCACTTGTTATTCCACATCTAGTTTGATTTCAACATATTGCCCAAGAAAATTACTCACCAATTACTGGGGCAGGCTTATTAAGAACAAGCTTGTTACAAGCAAATACAGAATGATGTGTATTTATGTTCTATTAATGtataatttggttttttatcCAGCCACTGACAATATTTGATTTAGTATAAAGACAAGTCATTTGAGGAGATGCTGAGTTTTTTATTATCCCAAATTTCTTCTCCACAGAAATaattattcctttaaaaaattgcaGGAACTTTTAGGTCTTTACTACTCTTAAATAACAACTTAAATGCTGcaacttttgttttgttgccaTTTCAGGTTTTGATGTAACAATTAATACAGGATTTGCTGGTAAATGAATAAAGGGCTAGTCTGGAGCCAATCCTAAAACAGGGTACAGTCATTAGTaccaaaaatgcagaaattttagGACTAGACCTGGCAATAAAGGTGTGGTGGGTTGAAGGTGTACCAAGGCCATGAGCAGATATTGAACTGGGTGAAATTATAATGTAGATTAAAATAATCATTGCACAATTACATTTTATAATTGTCCCTTCCCAAAACCAGAAATTCACTTCTTCCCAGAAAAGAAATCCAGCATCAGTCTAATATAATCCTGGATATTTGGGTATCAGCATTTGTCTTGCTCATGGAAAAGGTTGATATTCCTGCTCCAGCTTTAAATAACTTTCAGGTTTCATGATTTTCAGGAATCCTAATCCTGACAtaattttctgtgcttgcaAATGCACAAGAGTTCAAAATGTTATATCAACAGGCAACAGTGGGAAAGGAGATTTAGGAGTCTAAGCAGGGAAATGTAGAAATATTCTGTGAATCCTATCCATCTTTTCTTGGTGTGTATCACAAATCCACAGATCTGGGATGATGTGGGAGGTCCTGGGATGTTTTACCACAGCACAGTGCTCCACTCTACCCCTGCTTAAAGGCTGAAATTCATTTTGTCAGGTGAAAGcaagaacagaggaaaagatTTCTGATCACACCGTCAGCTTCTGGTCCTGTGGAGCTGatttaaagaagagaaaatgctcctgctccagagatCTCAGCAGACAGTTACATTTTTGGCAAttcttttttttgcctgttttgcAATGCGCCAAGACCTTGAAAAGTAAGGAACATTACCTTTTTACTTCATTAAAATCATCATAAAACTGCTCACTATTGATTTCATGGGCTGTGTTCTGCACTGCTCTTGGTTACTCCAGGcatggcagaagaaaaattccatGTATTTGATAAAGTACCATTTTACCTCACCCCCTCTGCAGTATAAAATTAGACCCATTGCATTTTTAGATGTGTAACATGGACCACATTTCAGTTGTCACTTTTCAACACAGCCTAGCAAATCACATAAGGATGTTCAACAGAAGCCATGGAGATGGCATATGCTGAAATTCCAGATTTAGGTTCCCATTCAGAGCCAAATCTGCAGTAGGAACCTACAGCTGCAGTTAGAGCTTACCTTACCTGCAATCCTGAAACATCTGCATCTGAGATTTGGCCAtttggatggatgatggatggatggatggatggatggatggatggatggatggatggatggatgatggttgatggatggatggatggatgatggatgatggatggatgatggatggatggatgatggatggatggatggatggacagatggatggatgatggatggatggatggatggatggatggatggatggatggatggatggatgacagatggatggatgatggatggatggatgatggatggatggatggatggatggatgatggatggatgatggatggatggatagatggatgatggatggatggatgatggatggatggatggatgatggatggatgatggatggatgatggatggatggatggatgatggatggatgatggatggatggatgatggatggatggatgatggatggatgatggatggatgatggatggatgatggatggatgatggatggatggatagatagatgCCAATCAGCACCTCCCACGCTGACTCTGTGTTGgttcccctgcagcaggagggcagtgactgagcaccagctcctgcacGACAAGGGGAGGGCGGTGCAGGGGCTGAAGcggctgctgtggctgcagcaggccCTGGGGGCCGTGCACAcggccagcagcagggaggtgccACTCCCCAGCGccagctgggatgtgcaggagagCCAAGATCCCTCAGATTCCAACAGCAGCGACGGAGATGAGGCTTCAAACctgctgaagcagctgctggaaccAATGGAAGCTCAGGGCTTCCTCCTGCTAAAGCAGCTGGATGGGAAGATCCCAAAGGGTAACTGGAACCCCCAGCACCTTTTCAACCCCCTTTGACTATTCAGTGCCTGTCCCTTGCTTTACACGGGCActgctggagggagcagctccagcacgAAGGTGAACAGCAAAATGAAACCCCTTTCCTGCATTCAGTCCTCACAGtgctcacagcccctcacccacagcagctcctctgccacctGGGAGCTCTGATGGGAGATGggtcccctctcctccctgtgtgtctcagggatgctgcagctggagctcctggagggaGTTTGGGTCATTAATCTGTCCATTCACAGGCTCATTCACAGCCTGATGTTTTGACTCTCCAAGAACTCTCCCTCTGAGGTTCTCTTCCATTCACACCTGCCTGCAGTAATTTCACACTCTGCTCTAGGAACCACTTTTCTTATACTGTAGTTACAAAGGgtttttcctgctccttcagcaTGCAGGCCGTTCTGAGCATCTTGGACCCTTAGGTTTTCCAGGTTTTGCCAGGTAGAAGTTAGCAGTGATCCCCATTCAGCCAAAGCCCCAGACACCCACCTTGTTCTGCTGTGAAAGAGATGAGAATGAGCTTTCAGGGTCCCTCTCTGAGCCTTTTGTTCcacacttccttttctttcctcaagaGAAATCTTCTCCAagagctcccacagcagcaggagaagagaTTCATGAGGCCACCTGTGTTTCCTGAGAGGTACCACTGGATTTTGCTGTTCATCTTTGATAACAAACCGACCATCTTTGTCTAAGCAAAGCAATGTCCAGTTTAACTGTAAAGTCAGTCTTTCAGAAATTAAACCTGTCATGTGTTTTACAAATATATCAGTGTTTCCATTGTGTAGGGACTCTATACACTATTTAAAATCTTGAAATTCCTGTTGCTGATAGACTTCAACAGTGCTGAACACAGTTCTCAGTGATTAAAATGTTATCAATAATAAAAACCCTTTTCACCCTCTTAATTGcacttgcttttgctttttattttttcaattttttttttttatttttagaaatgtaaataaaatgaagcaaaacaaCATTTTCCCAGTGTCTCCACACATCTGGGATGAGTATGGGatcacatttcttttgttatggCATTCCTCACAGCTCCCTATTAGGTTCTCATGGTCAGCCAAACCATTATTGAAGCTGATAGTTTCAGATGAGCTGGGAGGAGCGAGATGAAAATGGGTTGTACAGCCCCAGCAGTCCAATGAGTTTGctgagctgggatgtgggagctCTTCCTCATCAGAGGATGGAGCCCCAGGGACCTGAGTGGGACAGCTCAAACCTCTGGGAAATGGTCCAGCACACTGTGGATCAGCTTCTCTGTCCTTGTAGATGCAGTTTCCTCTGGGACTGAGGGATCTCTGATCCCTGGGAGGCAGAGGTGACTGCTGGTGGCTCGGTGGCCTCTGTCCCTGGATACACCTTGCTCCTGTGGGCACTGGGTGATGGGTATCACCTCTGTGGGGATGGGAAAAACCAGCCTGCCTTCGATGGTGAGAGAAGTTGGGAAGCCAGCCCTTGGACAGGGCTTCCAAGGCTGGGAGGAGTTACCCCAGGAGCACGAGAAGTTAccccaggagcactgcaggcactgggCCGGTGCCTGTGCCCGGACAGGGAGAGAGCAAGGGCTGATCTGCACCCACTGCCCGCACGGCTGGGTCCGCACCAgcccctgagctgagcccaccATAACCCGGGTGCGCACTGACacccctgtcctgtcactgttctgtccctgtccctaccCCTGTCCCTATCCCGTACTCCGTACCCCGTACCCCGCACCCCGCATCCCGTACCCCGCACTCCGCCGCCGCTCGGTCCCGGCGCAGGCGCTGCCGGCCGGCCAGTCTCGTTTCTCCGCCCGCTGGGgcgggccgggctcggggcgCCTGCGCTGCCCTAGCGGTGCCTGGGCCGCCCGTCGCGGCTCGCTGTGTGTGCGGGGGGCGGCGGTAGCGGCGCGGGGGCTCCGCTGGCCCCGGTCCCGAGCCCCCACCCGCCCGTCCGCAGCCGCCTGGCCGGGACCCGCCTCgcctgcagctcctgccgcCCCTCCGGGGCTCCGGGTAAGCCGCTCCCGCCCGGCGCTCGCATCCCCTCCCcgcctccccttcccctccgcCCCGCGGGCCCTGTGCCGCTGCGGGCCCCGGGGCGGCCGTGCTGCGGGCCGGGGTCTGTCCGGCCGCGGGTGCGCTCCCGGTGCGGCCCGGGGAGGGCGGGGggtctctgctcctcctctgttGGAGGCTCGGGCCCCCTTTGTCCGCTGCCGGGGATGCTGCGGGGCCGCACCCCGGtgcccggtgccggtgccccgtgctcagtgcccagtgcccggtgcccggtgcTGATGCCCGGTGCCTGGTGCCCGGAGCCGGTGCCCAGTGTCCGGTGCCGGTGCCCGGTGGCGGTGCTCGGTGCCCTGTGCCCGATGCCCAGTGCCCGGTGCTCGGTGCCCAGTGTTCGATGCCCGATGCCGGTGCCCGGTGCCCAGTGCCACGCCGGTGGCACCTCCCGGATCAGCCCCGGGGTGGTCAGCGGGCTCTGAACGCCCATCCCCGTTGAAGGGGCCCCCAGCACCAACAGGTGCTTTGCCACCGATACTTtatcttttcttccccttcctatttttttttttttctcctgcaccCCTTTGTGTCACATAATTTTCCTGGTTTGATCTCTAGGAAGTGAAAACCACCCATGGCTTTTACACTTCGTGCTCACAACCACAAAGTGTATAACCCCCAATCTCCAGGGCTGTACCCCCACATCTCCGGGTGTGCCACCCCCACATCTCCGGGTGTGCGATCCCCACATCTCCGGGTGTGCAGCCCCCAATCTCCGGGTGTGCCACCCCCACATCTCCGGGTGTGCCACCCCCACATCTCCGGGTGTGCAATCCCCACATCTCCGGGTGTGCCGCCCCCACATCTCCAGGTGTGCAATCCCCCATTTCTGGGACTGTAACCCCGAACCCAGTGGTACTTTCAGAGTGTGACCCCCCACTCTGAGCTGCTCTTCCATAAAGCCGTGATCCCACCTTTCATAAAGCCATAATTCCATCTCAGGAGTCACCCAGCTGGAGATCCTgaccagctcctgtcccaggaGCCTGTAAAGCAGCACACACGTAGCTGCTGTCTGGGAAATGGGTGGTTTGCAGGGCCCCGTGGTGATGCCTCACAAAGATCTgcaaaaaatgaacagaaagagTCATTCAAGTGTGTTGGCAGCACTCAGGGTTATAAAAATGGGAAGTGTCTCACCTGTTTTGTCTGCAGTTTCTAGTAATAGTTGCAAAACTCAGTTACCTTACTGTGAGTTAGGTGGTGCCCAGGAGAAGCAGGGTAAGTTGTACATTCAaaatctttggggtttttttatgcaTATCAGGAAATAGAGCTGGGGTGTCAAATATACTGAAACTGCTACTGGTTGGGGGTGCCACACTCTAATATTTATACTGTATTCTCAGAAAggtataaaaatacatatatctTTCTTAGAAATAAATATGTCAGATACTTGCattagggtttgggtttttggctattttttaaACTACAGCTTTCTCAAAGACAGTGATCCTCAGGATTTGGCCAAATTTCTTTGAGAAAACATCTAGTAAAAGTGCTTAAGGGCAACTAAATGCCCCTTTTGCTTATTGTTCAGTTGCCCTCTTATTGGGATGACTTTTGGGATTTAGATAAATTTCACAGCAGAAGAGTCAGTAGTAGGCAACTGGTGGAATTATTTCTGCAGGGGTTAAGGGAAGAATAACTTCTGGATTAGGTGTTTCAGTGTGATATTCCTGAATTTTGAACCTTCATTAAAGATAGAATGTGGAGGGAGCAATAAACATTTGCAGCACTGGCTGAAATTGTGGTTTTTGAGGCACAAAGTTTCTTAAGTTTCCTTCCCTCTAATTTCAGATCAAAAATGTT
The sequence above is a segment of the Oenanthe melanoleuca isolate GR-GAL-2019-014 chromosome 26, OMel1.0, whole genome shotgun sequence genome. Coding sequences within it:
- the LOC130263780 gene encoding parathyroid hormone 4-like, whose product is MLLLQRSQQTVTFLAILFFACFAMRQDLENRRAVTEHQLLHDKGRAVQGLKRLLWLQQALGAVHTASSREVPLPSASWDVQESQDPSDSNSSDGDEASNLLKQLLEPMEAQGFLLLKQLDGKIPKGNWNPQHLFNPL